A genomic window from Anthocerotibacter panamensis C109 includes:
- the trmFO gene encoding FADH(2)-oxidizing methylenetetrahydrofolate--tRNA-(uracil(54)-C(5))-methyltransferase TrmFO gives MGTLPSVHVIGGGLAGTECAWQIACHGVPVTLYEMRPRRLSPAHHTDQLAELVCSNSFGALATDRAPGLLKEELHRLGSLVITAANQFAVPAGGALAVDRILFGEYLTRTVAQHPQITLCREEVTRIPEAGIVVLATGPLTSQPLAEHLRDFTGAEYLSFFDAASPIVEGESLDRNLAYLASRYDRGEAAYLNCPMNEAEYHAFWSALTTAEQAELKEFEQAERKFFEGCLPVEEIARRGYDALRFGPLKPVGLLDPRTGQRPFAVVQLRAEDRGGRLWNLVGFQTNLKWAEQKRVFSLIPGLAEASFVRLGVMHRNTFLAAPHLLGATLQFHKEPRLLACGQITGTEGYTAAVAGGWLAGTNAARLALGEEPLCLPSVTMAGALIQYIITANVKHFQPMPPNFAILPEMEPKIRNKMQRYGGYRDRSLQALAEFQRSLQPAPFNYFQGIR, from the coding sequence ATGGGTACCCTACCGTCTGTTCATGTCATCGGCGGGGGGCTGGCAGGAACGGAATGTGCGTGGCAGATCGCCTGTCATGGCGTGCCGGTCACCCTCTACGAAATGCGTCCCCGGCGCTTGAGCCCCGCTCATCATACCGACCAACTTGCGGAGTTGGTCTGCTCCAATTCTTTTGGGGCGCTGGCTACCGACCGTGCGCCCGGTCTGCTTAAAGAAGAACTGCACCGTTTGGGCTCGCTGGTGATCACAGCCGCCAACCAATTCGCTGTCCCTGCTGGGGGAGCGCTGGCGGTAGACCGGATTTTGTTTGGGGAGTATCTGACACGGACTGTGGCGCAACACCCGCAGATCACGCTCTGTCGGGAGGAAGTAACCCGGATTCCCGAAGCGGGGATCGTGGTCCTGGCTACGGGTCCGCTCACCAGCCAACCTTTGGCAGAGCACCTGCGGGACTTTACGGGGGCAGAATACCTCAGCTTTTTTGACGCGGCGAGCCCCATTGTCGAGGGGGAGTCGCTGGATCGCAATCTCGCCTACCTCGCTTCTCGCTATGACCGGGGGGAGGCTGCCTACCTCAATTGCCCGATGAATGAGGCGGAATATCACGCCTTCTGGAGTGCGCTCACGACGGCAGAACAGGCAGAACTCAAGGAATTCGAGCAGGCGGAGCGCAAATTTTTCGAAGGGTGTCTGCCGGTCGAAGAAATTGCCCGCCGGGGCTATGATGCCCTGCGCTTCGGTCCGCTCAAGCCTGTGGGTCTGCTCGATCCGCGCACCGGGCAACGTCCTTTTGCGGTGGTGCAACTGCGGGCGGAGGACCGGGGGGGACGCCTCTGGAACCTAGTGGGCTTCCAGACCAATCTCAAGTGGGCAGAACAGAAGCGCGTCTTCAGTCTGATTCCTGGGCTGGCTGAGGCGAGTTTTGTGCGGTTGGGGGTGATGCACCGCAATACGTTTTTGGCCGCGCCCCACCTGTTGGGCGCGACGCTTCAGTTTCACAAGGAGCCCCGGCTTTTAGCTTGCGGGCAGATCACGGGTACGGAGGGCTACACCGCAGCGGTGGCGGGTGGTTGGCTGGCGGGGACGAATGCGGCACGGTTGGCTCTGGGCGAGGAACCTTTGTGCCTCCCATCCGTGACGATGGCAGGGGCGCTGATTCAGTACATCATCACCGCGAATGTCAAGCATTTCCAGCCGATGCCGCCCAACTTTGCGATCCTCCCGGAGATGGAGCCGAAGATCCGCAATAAGATGCAGCGCTATGGGGGCTATCGGGACCGCAGCCTCCAAGCGTTGGCGGAGTTTCAGCGGTCTCTGCAACCTGCTCCTTTTAATTACTTCCAGGGAATACGTTAG
- a CDS encoding coiled-coil domain-containing protein: MRHLGIVQKKGMMGGAAELQIFAREEGEFLWRAWNRQIPADKVLADKLSRLVQGAMVMVEMAEGGQVQRVDVAEEQLLALLQGFGRQLESFKNQTQEIETWRESLQYQAEALTFREQEWQNREHDLLTEIAQLRAGNGKSQDFENLQKEWVRLESERQQLVYERQQLEEDRFRLEQASQPFADPGTLSAIQQEISHLTTHLEGQATSQNSYENVLNELLQLIEFHLSQLFEWLDELTASLAAAHQEAQELEIQGHILAKEADQLSAQQAEHLCQEGKWQAQTELLQQQHTALEPLLTGLNASQTHLRALLNRCGGEAEDKPTLTPEELERRRRRWGDQQREYLQRANLVLQQDEELRLQHEQLEQLQEKLDLCQQQEADPNELADVEDEIDFTRQACADLRESLARQKVRMAQDEALLNQERDLLTRLVAQQEGRNSTPPNPHSPLLPDLTQLLSTFNPLQQSIQERVNDLETRGTLLARTRDQLDREAAQWQQQQAKLLERQSLHIRDCNANNTQRAALQTRLTTLEERRQLLESQQAILIQLHQDLPQTPDVHYPVHVLGQVSSHLASLA; this comes from the coding sequence ATGCGCCATCTGGGAATCGTTCAAAAAAAGGGCATGATGGGGGGTGCAGCAGAGCTCCAAATCTTTGCTCGGGAAGAAGGAGAATTTCTCTGGCGTGCCTGGAACCGACAGATCCCGGCAGATAAAGTCCTCGCCGACAAGCTGAGCCGCCTGGTACAAGGGGCCATGGTCATGGTCGAGATGGCTGAGGGGGGACAGGTCCAACGGGTGGATGTTGCCGAGGAACAGTTGCTTGCGCTGTTGCAGGGCTTTGGTCGCCAATTGGAGAGCTTTAAGAACCAGACCCAGGAGATTGAGACTTGGCGCGAATCCCTACAGTACCAAGCAGAAGCCCTCACCTTCCGCGAGCAGGAATGGCAAAACCGCGAACACGACTTGCTGACTGAGATTGCCCAACTGCGTGCCGGGAATGGCAAGAGTCAAGACTTCGAGAATCTCCAAAAGGAATGGGTCCGTCTGGAGTCTGAGCGCCAACAGTTGGTCTACGAACGACAACAACTGGAGGAAGACCGCTTCCGCCTGGAGCAAGCCAGTCAACCTTTTGCCGACCCTGGGACGCTCAGCGCGATTCAGCAGGAGATCTCCCACCTCACTACGCACCTTGAAGGTCAGGCCACTAGCCAAAATTCTTACGAAAATGTCCTCAACGAGCTGTTGCAACTCATCGAATTCCATCTGAGCCAGCTTTTTGAATGGCTAGACGAGTTGACAGCAAGTCTGGCGGCGGCGCATCAAGAAGCCCAAGAACTGGAGATCCAGGGGCATATCCTGGCTAAAGAAGCAGACCAACTCAGTGCTCAGCAGGCTGAACATCTCTGCCAGGAAGGGAAATGGCAGGCCCAAACCGAGCTGCTCCAACAACAGCACACGGCCCTGGAACCCCTCTTAACAGGACTCAACGCAAGTCAGACGCACCTTAGAGCCCTACTCAACCGCTGTGGAGGGGAAGCTGAGGACAAGCCCACCCTCACGCCCGAGGAACTAGAACGCCGCCGCCGCCGCTGGGGTGACCAGCAACGAGAATACCTGCAACGAGCCAATCTCGTCCTCCAGCAAGATGAGGAACTGCGTCTGCAACATGAGCAGCTAGAACAACTCCAAGAGAAACTCGACCTCTGCCAGCAACAAGAGGCTGACCCGAATGAACTGGCGGATGTTGAGGACGAAATTGATTTCACCCGCCAAGCCTGTGCTGACCTGCGTGAATCTCTCGCACGTCAAAAGGTCCGCATGGCACAGGATGAAGCGCTTTTGAACCAGGAGCGGGACCTACTCACCCGCCTCGTCGCCCAGCAAGAGGGCCGCAACAGCACCCCGCCCAATCCCCACAGCCCGCTCCTCCCCGACCTCACCCAACTGCTCAGTACGTTTAACCCGCTCCAACAGTCCATCCAAGAGCGCGTAAACGACCTGGAAACCCGTGGCACGCTACTCGCGCGCACCCGCGACCAGCTAGACCGGGAGGCTGCACAGTGGCAGCAGCAGCAAGCAAAACTGCTAGAGCGCCAGAGCCTCCATATCCGGGACTGTAACGCCAACAACACCCAGCGTGCGGCCCTCCAGACCCGCCTCACCACCTTGGAAGAGCGTCGTCAGCTCCTCGAATCCCAGCAAGCCATTCTCATCCAGCTCCACCAAGACCTCCCTCAGACCCCTGATGTCCACTATCCCGTCCATGTCCTTGGTCAGGTGAGCTCTCATCTGGCGAGTTTGGCCTGA
- a CDS encoding HAMP domain-containing sensor histidine kinase: protein MRTTIRLALVIALTKFSRSITRWWWGFATQTRLLTAAAVVIAIFISGFIYSTFTFIQQDARQSDRRFGDTIGNLLAAYAAPLIQANNIAGLENFTETFRRNPNIKYIIYLDVKGKILEGSPFMRGNINRQALLPRRVEVPQNIPDIREHTGPLGGLITDIFYPITYNNKRIGTVMLGINPDATLAGSSRLAAEVTVITGLSFGVLLLLAAVFNALTITQPLKEVVAGVRGISERNFQQRITLGFGGELDELVRSFNTMADRLQDYEAQNIEQITAEKARLETLITTIADGAILLSNHLKIMHLNPAAERILQWSSDVLGNNLLDRLPVGLRAEVEDSLVRVASGELEQAECRVLLDRPRRTLRVLMSPVLTGNDIGGVVLTVQDISREAELNEAKSRFISNVSHELRTPLFCIKSFIETLRDYHDVLEEDVKREFLETTNRETDRLTRLVNDVLDLSRLESGREYALEPIDLIQPIEQTLRTHQLSGQEKNITLTKRIDPSLPLVMGNYDLLNQLIANLVGNALKFTPEGGLVEIGAHCIDQDDLQKVRLSIRDTGIGIAPEDQEKIFDRFFRVENRVHTLQGTGLGLSIVNNIAEKHHTRVNLISEPGNGTTFWLDLEPYTETCALR from the coding sequence GTGCGCACTACAATTAGGTTAGCCCTGGTAATCGCCTTGACTAAGTTCAGCCGTTCGATCACCCGTTGGTGGTGGGGATTTGCCACTCAGACTCGTCTGCTTACGGCGGCGGCGGTGGTAATCGCTATATTTATCAGCGGTTTTATCTATTCGACCTTTACTTTTATCCAACAGGACGCGCGCCAGAGTGACCGACGCTTTGGGGACACCATCGGCAATCTCCTAGCTGCCTATGCCGCCCCGCTGATTCAAGCTAACAATATCGCCGGTCTGGAGAATTTCACCGAGACGTTTCGCCGCAATCCCAATATTAAGTACATTATCTATCTGGATGTCAAAGGCAAAATCCTGGAGGGCAGTCCCTTCATGCGCGGAAATATCAACCGTCAAGCCCTCTTGCCCCGGCGCGTCGAGGTCCCCCAAAATATACCGGACATTCGGGAGCATACAGGGCCTTTGGGGGGACTGATCACGGATATCTTTTATCCCATTACCTACAACAACAAACGGATCGGGACGGTTATGCTGGGCATCAACCCCGACGCCACCCTAGCTGGGTCCTCGCGCCTCGCCGCCGAAGTCACTGTCATTACGGGGCTCTCCTTTGGCGTGCTCCTGCTCTTGGCAGCCGTATTCAATGCGCTGACTATCACCCAACCGCTCAAAGAAGTAGTGGCGGGGGTCCGCGGCATCAGTGAGCGCAATTTCCAGCAGCGCATTACCCTGGGCTTCGGGGGGGAGTTGGATGAACTTGTCCGCAGCTTTAACACGATGGCAGACCGGCTCCAGGACTACGAAGCTCAAAATATCGAGCAGATCACTGCTGAAAAAGCCCGCTTGGAGACCTTGATCACTACCATCGCTGACGGGGCGATCCTCCTGAGCAACCATCTCAAAATCATGCACTTAAACCCGGCAGCAGAGCGGATCTTGCAGTGGAGTTCCGACGTTTTGGGCAACAATCTGCTCGACCGGCTACCGGTGGGACTCAGAGCCGAGGTCGAAGATTCGCTAGTCAGGGTCGCCTCGGGAGAATTAGAACAGGCTGAGTGTCGGGTTCTTTTGGACCGTCCGCGGCGCACACTGCGCGTACTGATGTCGCCGGTCCTCACCGGCAACGACATTGGCGGGGTTGTGCTCACGGTCCAGGATATCTCGCGCGAAGCTGAACTCAACGAAGCCAAGAGCCGCTTTATCAGCAATGTCTCCCACGAATTGCGCACCCCACTCTTCTGCATCAAATCCTTCATTGAGACCCTGCGTGACTACCACGACGTCTTGGAGGAAGACGTCAAACGCGAATTCCTAGAGACTACCAACCGGGAGACCGACCGGCTGACCCGCCTGGTCAACGATGTCTTGGACCTGTCGCGTCTGGAGTCGGGGCGGGAATATGCCCTGGAGCCCATCGACCTGATCCAGCCCATCGAGCAGACCTTGCGCACCCACCAACTCAGCGGTCAGGAAAAAAATATCACGCTCACCAAGCGTATCGATCCGTCCCTGCCCCTGGTTATGGGCAACTACGACCTCTTAAATCAGCTCATCGCCAATCTGGTCGGCAATGCCCTCAAGTTTACCCCCGAGGGAGGTCTAGTCGAAATCGGAGCCCACTGTATAGACCAGGATGACCTTCAAAAAGTCCGCCTCTCGATCCGCGATACCGGCATCGGTATTGCCCCAGAGGACCAGGAAAAGATATTTGACCGCTTCTTTAGAGTCGAGAACCGGGTCCATACCCTCCAGGGCACCGGGTTGGGCCTCTCTATCGTCAACAATATTGCCGAGAAACACCACACGCGGGTCAACCTCATCAGTGAACCGGGTAACGGGACGACGTTCTGGCTGGACCTGGAGCCCTACACGGAAACCTGCGCCCTGAGATAA